Genomic DNA from Candidatus Koribacter versatilis Ellin345:
TGACTATCTTTCCGATGGCGCACGATGTCGGCACCGTGCGTCATCGGAAATCAACCCTGAGAGTCTAGCGAAACGAGACGTGCTCGATAACGGCATTGGGAACTTGCCTGATTCGACTCTTTGTGTGGGCAGGCCCTTGATACGCGTGTTTGTCCTTGTTGGTCACAAAAACACCGATCAGGTATCCCACTGTCGAACCAACCACCACGTCTGAAGGAAAATGCTCCCCCGCAGTAACTCTCGTTAGCGACACCGTCGCCGCTAATCCGTACATCGCTAATTGGACAGGCGTCTTCGGATACTCTTTGGCGACGACGGTGGCGAGTGTCCAGGCGACCGCCGAATGCCCCGACGGAAACGAGCCACTGCTGAAGTTGCCTGCGAAGAAATTTCCCTCGCTGTTATTCGTATACGGCCGCTCGCGCGAGAAGACGAGTTTCATCGCGCCAGTGAGCAAAAGAGTGTCCACGGTAGCCTCGGCGGACAGCAATCCAGTGCGCTGAGCATGTTCGTCATGCGTCGCTAAGCCGGTTATTAAGATCCCGCCTGCTACGGCGGCTGTGCCGTACGTGCACCCATCCGAAATGTGAAGTCCACTCTGGTGCCAAGAAACCGGAACCTGCTGGGCCACGGTTTCATCAGTTGCGATCAAGGCACCGGTCGCGCCCAGGGCGATGGCGTCCAATACGAGTGCTTTCTTCTGAAATGGAGCGCCGATGATTCGTACTTCGTCCTGCGCCACGGTCTTCGCTGCCCTCCCTACGGTCTCTCCAAACGCAGCGGAAGAGCTTGGTTTTGAAGCCGACGGCGCATCCGGCAACCGCGCCTCGACATTCGCGTCAGAGCTGGTTACTGCTTCTTGCGCGGAGATGTGGACGATGCCGAAGATGGCCATCAACAGAATCAAGACCACCTTCGGGACGCCATTCGGCTGTAGATTGCGTGGCTGGAGACTGAGAAGGAATCGGACTGGAGAGTTCATGGTGGCACCGGAACTACGAGGCAGATAGAAGTGGACTTGTATTTAGCCGACAATGTGAGATGAGGGTTGTCCCGCTGATTGGGTGACGCCTTCCAGCGCCTACTCTTCGTGATCTAGCGGGTTGCCGTTTGGACCGACCTGAATCTCTGATCGTTTCCCGTTGGTGACGACTTTCGCCTCATACGCAACGAGATGGCCGTGTTTGGTAAGCGACTCGACCTTTCCGATCTTTCCGGTTCCCGCTTTCTTGATCAGACCTTCTTGTACCGGGAGATCCAGCGATTCGAAGTCCACCTGTTCTTCCACTTCGACGACCGCACCATCGCCGTCAATCAGAACGTCCTTACTGCGGCCGTGGAAGGTCATTTCGGCTTCGTAGTATGTGTGTCCGTTCTCGCTTTCCTCCGAAAACCCTTTGAGGACCGCACCGCGGCTTTGTTCGTCAACGGTCTTTTGAACGGCGACCGGCAAATCTTTTCGCTGAACCTTTCGTTCTCCAGGTTCAGCAACAGCCGCACCTACAACCAAACACGAGAGTGTTAACACTAGTACGGATACTCGGAAGCGCACGGTGACCTCCTATCGCGACGATTATCCGCGTCATACCTGAAAGTTATCTGAAGGCAAAAGCGAAACGTGGCAATCGTGCTGTGAGCACAGTAAATAGAACGGTTCAGCGATTAAGTTCGTTTGGCTCCAGCTTTTTGTTTCTGCTCCGTCCGAAGGCATTTCTATTTAGTCTGTAACTCCTCGTGAAAGCAACGCATGAAAAAAGCCCCGGTGGGTGCCGGGGCTCGGAGGTTCGATTGCGCTAGAAGACGATCTTTGCACCAACCTGAATGTGGCGGCTTCCACCGGAACCAACGACTGGATTCGATTCCGCGACATCGGGTGTGTAAGCCGGAATTCCGACTGCACCCGTTTCGAGGTTCGCTCCGAGTCCGGCGAAGTTCGGATGGTTGAGGATGTTGAAGAACTCGCCGCGAACTTGCAGGCTGAAGCGTTCAGTCAACTTGAAGGTTTTGGCGAGCGACATATCAACATCCGAGTAGCCCGGTCCGCGGAACATGTTCCGGTGCATATTGCCGAACTGTCCCCACTGTGCCGGAACCAGCACGGTGCCATTCTCCGCGTAGCATCCGCCCGCGTAATCCGACGTCGTCGGATAGTCGGTGCCAGGATCGATTCCGGGAAGCAGACCAGGTGCATACGGTCCACACGTCTTCGCCCACTGAGGAGTTCCAACGGGGATGAACGGAAGCCCATTGAAGCCCCACTTCAAATTCGACGGATCCCCATAAATACTCCACCGATCATTGCCGGTGTAAGCTCCGCTGAACGCGCTGTCGCCGTCATAGAGATCGATGGGACGCCCGCCTTCGAAGTTGAGGATAGTGTTGAAAGTCCAGCCGCCGAATGCTTTGTCATAGCGGGGAAGTTTAGGCGTCTGGTAGGTGAAGGCAAGGGTGAAGCGATTCCGGATGTCGGAACTGGCGTCGCCGCGCTCAAGAAGGCCGTTGTTCGGGTCTTCCCAATCGTACGAGCGGTTGCTGCCGTACTGGTCAATGGCGTGCGCCCATGTATAGCCAGCCACGAAGTCGATGCCTTTGTAGCTGTGCTGCCGCAACGTTACCTGCAGGCTGTGATAGATCGAACTGTCCTTGTTCTGCAGCATCTCAACTTCGGCCAGGTAGGGGAAGCAGTGAGTGCCGCAGAGGGTCGGGTTGGCGAATGGACGTCCGGAATAGCCGTCGGTGTCTTCGTAGGGATCGCCCATACCGTTGGCAACCCAGTCGTAGTACCACTGGTTCTGGTTGATGTTGCGAATGCTGTACAACTTCACGCCGTGATTGCCGACGTAGGCGACCTGCAACGCCATATTGCGGGTGAGTTGCTGTTCCAGGTTCAGGTTCCAGCTCAACGAGTACGGCGTCTTGATGTTCTTGTCCACGCCGAGGATGGAGCACGGTGTATCGCTGTCGCAGGTGAGTTTCGTAGAAGGAATGTCGCCGAAGATGGGGCCAGCAGACGACCAGTTGAGGTCACTCACTTTTAAATCCGCGGTAGTGATGTTGCCGCCAGGAACGGAGATGCCGTTCGCGCCGGAAGGAATATTCGCCAGTCCGAGTGCGGATGCAGAGTTCTGCGAAACGAACAGAGAGATGTGTGGGATCTCGTAGATGATGCCGCTACCGGCGCGGAGTACGGTTTTGCCGGTACCAAAGAGGTCCCAAGCGAAGCCGATGCGCGGAGCAAAGTTGTTCCAGTCGGTGTTGTAGGGCTTGTCGATCTGCTTGCCAACCTGCTGGATTCCAACGGCAGGATCGAAATTGGCCAGGAGGTCGTTCTGTTCGGTAATCGGAAGGCTGACGTCGTAACGCAGACCGCCGGTGACAGTGAAGCGAGGCTTGATGCGCCAGTCATCCTGCACATAGAAGCCAAATGACTTCTGACTCACGACGCGGTGGGTGTCTCCCGCTTTGATGTAGCCGTAGCGATAGTCGCCGGTGGTGAATCGTTCGAGGCCGCGGAAGGCTACGTAGCCCTTGCCATCGAGATCGCGAAGGTTGTCGGTACTGCCAGTGCGAAATTCGCCACCGAACTTAAAAGAATGGTTACCGTGGCTCCACGTGGTGTTTTCCGTGATTTGGTAGGTCAAGTTGGGGGTAGTAAAGAGCGGCCAATTTGAAGAGCCTCCAAGCCGGTTGAATCCACTGATCGCAATTTCCGGGAACCCGAAATCGAGCGGATCGGTTACACCAGAATTGATTCCATACTCGGTGGGATTAACGGTGTGATCGACCGTGAAGATTTGCTGTGAGAAGCGATTGAATCCGAACCGCCACTGCGTGACGACGTTGTTTTTGGGCATCCAGTTATAGCTGGCTCCGATGACCTGGGCGCGTGTCTGCGCCTGGTCCAGCCACTGAGGTTGCAGCACGTTGTGCGCTTCTTCCACCTGCAAACTGTCGCCGATGAAATACCTGAAACTGGCGTTGTTGTGCTCGTTGATCTGGTAGTCAACCTTCACAATGCCGTTGTCTTCGCGGTTGGTATTGTTGAAGTCGAACGTCTGGAGCGTCGGATCGGCCGGATTTGCCGTGCCGGGGTTCGTGGGGAAGTACTTCAGCAAACTGGAGCTGAGGTCATTGCAACTTCCGTCCGCCGTGCAGGCGGCAACCGCGTCTGGAATGCTTATGGAGGGGTCACCGTACGGAACGGTAACAGGCGTGTTCAACTCAAGTGGATTTCCCACCACGTCGCGAACGCCTTCGTAGTTCGCAAAGAAGAACAGCTTGTCCTTCTTGATCGGTCCGCCGATGGATCCGCCGAACTGGTGCAGTCGAAGGGCGGAAACGGGTTGATCGCCGGGATTGAAATAGTTCCGGGCATCCAGCGCGCTGTTGCGATGGAAGTAGTACGCAGTACCGTGGAGCGCGTTGGTGCCGGACTTGATGCCGATGTTCACGATGGCGCCGGGTTTCCAGCCGTACTCGGCTTCAGGACTGGATTGAACGTTGAACTCCTGGATCGCGTCGATCGGCAGGTGCGTTGCCGGCGTGCCTTCGACGCCCTCGGCGTTGATCACGGTCGTGCCGTAGTAGGCGTCGTTGTCGTCAATGCCGTCGACGATGAAGTTGTTGTCTTCAACGCGGTTGCCATTCGAAGAAATCGAGAGGAATCCGCCGCCCGGGCGACGCTGCACGCCAGGGTTCAACACGACCAGGTTCTGGAAGTCGCGACCCTGCAGCGGCAGTTGATTGATTTGCTCGTTGGTGAACGTGCTTTCCAAAACGGCGTTGGAAGTGTTGATCAGAGGCGCTACTTCCTCCACCGCCACCGTTTCTTTTGCGACGCCGGGCAAGAGTTGAAAGTCAATCCGAAGATCGTGCGCAACTTCGAGATGGAGACTTTCTTTGGATAAGGTTCCGAATCCCTGGGCTTCCGCGGTCACGGTGTAGTCGCCGGGTTCGAGGCTGGGGGCCGTGTAGGTTCCAGTCTGACTGGTTGTATAGGTGTGGCTGAGGCCCTTGGCGATGTTCGTGACGGTGACCTTGGCGTTCGGAATGACAGCACCGCTTTTGTCGGCCACTGTGCCGTTGATGGTACTGAGATAGCCTTGGGCCGCGGCGAACCCGCTGCATAGGATGACAATTGCGATCAGGAGAACAGACTTCAGACGTTTCATGATTCGCCTCTGAGGAGTGGTAGTGCCGGTTTGAAAGGTAGGGGAATACGGGAGAATGCGAAAACCGGAGTTAAAGCCCGGCTTCAAGCTTGCCAACGCCAACAAGGGCAACCGATTGCTGGAGACAGAAGGTCCCTCCGCAATTCGAGATGATTGGCTTAATCATGGTTTTCCCCTTGTGGCACCGAAGTGTTACAAGGGGATACTCACAATGTCAAGAAACTTTGCATATCGATACATTTTCGAGTGACGAACGCCGCGATGCTCGCGACCAGCCGATGTTTCGGGGTCAATAACTCGTTCAACGAGCTGTTCGCCGGATGGCCAGCGGAAGTGCGTTTTTATGCCGGCGGGTGCGCCGAAGTTGGGTGTGCCGTCGGGATTCCAGGTGAAGGGCTGCGCGCGCGGAGATCGCTGATTGGCGCAACCTTGGTGGGGCCGGAGTTGGCGTGGTAGAGGATCCAATCCTGTTTGCCGTTATCAGTTTGGAAGAATGAGTTGTGACCGGGGGAGTAGGCGTCGTGGAATGTGACCCATGGATCGGGACCGACCGGGAGCAGTGGGTTCACGAGAATCTTCGGGTTTTTCGGCGGCTGCGCAGG
This window encodes:
- a CDS encoding phosphatase PAP2 family protein, producing MNSPVRFLLSLQPRNLQPNGVPKVVLILLMAIFGIVHISAQEAVTSSDANVEARLPDAPSASKPSSSAAFGETVGRAAKTVAQDEVRIIGAPFQKKALVLDAIALGATGALIATDETVAQQVPVSWHQSGLHISDGCTYGTAAVAGGILITGLATHDEHAQRTGLLSAEATVDTLLLTGAMKLVFSRERPYTNNSEGNFFAGNFSSGSFPSGHSAVAWTLATVVAKEYPKTPVQLAMYGLAATVSLTRVTAGEHFPSDVVVGSTVGYLIGVFVTNKDKHAYQGPAHTKSRIRQVPNAVIEHVSFR
- a CDS encoding TonB-dependent receptor, with protein sequence MKRLKSVLLIAIVILCSGFAAAQGYLSTINGTVADKSGAVIPNAKVTVTNIAKGLSHTYTTSQTGTYTAPSLEPGDYTVTAEAQGFGTLSKESLHLEVAHDLRIDFQLLPGVAKETVAVEEVAPLINTSNAVLESTFTNEQINQLPLQGRDFQNLVVLNPGVQRRPGGGFLSISSNGNRVEDNNFIVDGIDDNDAYYGTTVINAEGVEGTPATHLPIDAIQEFNVQSSPEAEYGWKPGAIVNIGIKSGTNALHGTAYYFHRNSALDARNYFNPGDQPVSALRLHQFGGSIGGPIKKDKLFFFANYEGVRDVVGNPLELNTPVTVPYGDPSISIPDAVAACTADGSCNDLSSSLLKYFPTNPGTANPADPTLQTFDFNNTNREDNGIVKVDYQINEHNNASFRYFIGDSLQVEEAHNVLQPQWLDQAQTRAQVIGASYNWMPKNNVVTQWRFGFNRFSQQIFTVDHTVNPTEYGINSGVTDPLDFGFPEIAISGFNRLGGSSNWPLFTTPNLTYQITENTTWSHGNHSFKFGGEFRTGSTDNLRDLDGKGYVAFRGLERFTTGDYRYGYIKAGDTHRVVSQKSFGFYVQDDWRIKPRFTVTGGLRYDVSLPITEQNDLLANFDPAVGIQQVGKQIDKPYNTDWNNFAPRIGFAWDLFGTGKTVLRAGSGIIYEIPHISLFVSQNSASALGLANIPSGANGISVPGGNITTADLKVSDLNWSSAGPIFGDIPSTKLTCDSDTPCSILGVDKNIKTPYSLSWNLNLEQQLTRNMALQVAYVGNHGVKLYSIRNINQNQWYYDWVANGMGDPYEDTDGYSGRPFANPTLCGTHCFPYLAEVEMLQNKDSSIYHSLQVTLRQHSYKGIDFVAGYTWAHAIDQYGSNRSYDWEDPNNGLLERGDASSDIRNRFTLAFTYQTPKLPRYDKAFGGWTFNTILNFEGGRPIDLYDGDSAFSGAYTGNDRWSIYGDPSNLKWGFNGLPFIPVGTPQWAKTCGPYAPGLLPGIDPGTDYPTTSDYAGGCYAENGTVLVPAQWGQFGNMHRNMFRGPGYSDVDMSLAKTFKLTERFSLQVRGEFFNILNHPNFAGLGANLETGAVGIPAYTPDVAESNPVVGSGGSRHIQVGAKIVF